A stretch of DNA from Rhizobium sp. EC-SD404:
CGCACCGTGACGATCGATGATGTCGGCTCGTCGTCGCTCTACCTTCTCTCCGACATGTCTCGCGGCGTGACGGGCGAGGTTCACTTCGTCGATTCGGGCTACCACATCACGTCGATGCCGGTGCTCGACGAACTGAAGCGGCAGGACCCCGAAGAGGGCGAATAAGGAACGGTTCGAAGAGCAGGCAAGTAACGCGTAGTAAGCGGCAAACGTTCACGCACACGTTACCAATTTGTAATCTTCGTCATCCTTGAATCGCCATATTCCCAGAGCCAAATCTACGTCATCGGCAACACGAAATTTGCCGCTGTCCGGCTCTACTGGCTTGTCCCCCGCCACTGCCGGACACAGGGACAAAGGCCTCATCCCCCCTCTCCGGGCCTTTGTCCGATTTATAGGAAGCCGTCGCGACACCGCCCCCCGTCGCGGCGGCTTTTCTTTTGGCCCGACGCGGCTATGGTCCCACGCAAATCAGTTGTCTGAAATTCTGCGAGGATCCGTCCCATGTCCCTTTCCGCACCTGCGCTTGAGCGCGCCGACGCCAACCTTCCCGCAAGCCTGGAGCGTCTGTTCGACCTCATCCGCATTCGCTCCATTTCCACTGATCCCGCCTATAAGGACGAATGCCGCAAGGCAGCGACCTGGCTGGTCGCGGAACTGTCGGCGATCGGCTTCGAGGCATCGGTGCGCGACACACCGGGCCATCCGATGGTGGTGGCGCACAACGACGAAGCGGGCACGGATGCGCCGCACGTCCTCTTCTATGGCCATTACGACGTCCAGCCCGTCGACCCGCTGAGCCTGTGGGAGAACGATCCGTTCGAACCTGCCGTGCGCGAAGCAAAGTCCGGCCGCAAGGTCATCACCGGCCGCGGCTCCGCCGACGACAAGGGCCAATTGATGACCTTCGTCGAAGCCTGCCGCGCCGTGCGCGAAACCGCCGGAAAGCTGCCGGTCCGTGTCACGATCCTGTTCGAAGGCGAGGAAGAATCCGGTTCGCCTTCGCTCAAGCCGTTCCTCGAAGCCAATGCGGCCGAGCTCAAGGCCGATTTCGCGCTCGTCTGCGACACCAACATGTGGGACGCGGAAACACCGGCAATCTCGGCTGGCCTGCGAGGGCTCGTCGGCGAGGAAATCACCATCACCGCGGCCGACCGCGACCTGCATTCGGGCTATTTCGGTGGGGCGGCCGCCAATCCGATCCACATCCTCGCATCGATCCTCGCCGAAATGCGCGATGCGGACGGCCGGATCACGATCCCCGGCTTCTACGACGGCGTCGAGGAAACCCCGGACGAGATCAAGGCGATCTGGGACAAGCTCGGGCGTTCGGCCGAAGACTTTCTCGGCGAAGTCGGGCTGAAGCAGCTTGCCGGCGAAAAAGGCCGATCCGTGCACGAACTCACCTGGGCGCGACCGACCGCGGAGGTGAACGGCATCTGGGGCGGCTATACGGGCGAAGGCTTCAAGACCGTCATCGCGGCGGAAGCTTCGGCAAAGGTCTCGTTCCGCCTCGTCGGCGCACAGGATCCGGCAAAGGTGCGTGCCGCTTTCCGGAATTTCGTCCAAGAGCGCATTCCGGCTGACTGCTCCGTCAGCTTCCACGAGCATGGGGGCTCGCCGGCGATCCAGCTCCCTTACGATTCACCGCTTTTGAACACGGCCAAGGATGCGCTTTCGGGCGAGTGGCCGAAGCCTGCCGTGATGATCGGCATGGGCGGCTCGATTCCGATCGTCGGCGATTTCCAGAAGCTGCTCGGCATGGATTCGCTGCTGGTCGGCTTCGGTCTCGCCGACGACCGCATTCACTCGCCGAACGAGAAATACGAGCTGACATCCTTCCACAAGGGCATCCGGTCCTGGATCCGGATCATGGAAGCGCTGGCGACGAAGCAGGCCTGAGGCGGCCTAAGTCGGCCTGAGCCGGCTCCCGTCCTATTCGCCGGGAACCATGCGGTCGGCTTTTTGCCGGCCGCCATTATCCGAAAGCCTCGCCCAAGAAGGCCGTTCGAACAGGAAGCGGCCCCAGCCGGTCCACTGGACGATCATGTAAAAGACGATTGGGCCGCTGACCGCCGCGATCCAGACGAGCAGCGATATCGTGCCGACGTCGTCGATGATTCCGAGACGGATCAATATGACGCGGGCGATCGCCATCGGCAGGAAGAAGGCGAGATAGATCACGATCGAATGTGCCCCGATCCAGCGCAGACCGTTCGACCATGAGACACGGGCGAGCAGGCCGGACATCGCCACTACGGCGAGCGTGCCCAGCGCGCCGGCCAACAGCGAGATGCCGGGCAGGTCGGCCCATTTCGCCGCCTTGTCCTCCCAGGTGAAGGCCTGCGCGTAGCCTGTGAGCGCAGACGGGGCGACCCCGAAGGCCAGCGCCGTGTTGACCAAGGCCCAGACGCCAAGCGCGCCGGCGGTCAGTGCCCCGTTGCGCGCCGTCCAGCCTTCGAAGGCAAAGACCCGCGCCGCAAGCGCGTAACCTGCGAAGAAATAGACATAGCGCGCGGCAAATTCGTCGAAAATGACGCTGCCGGTGGCGATCGGCATGATTTCCATGACCGCCGCCCAGGCGAGCACGAGCCAGACCGGCAAGCCTTTCACGAGCCGCGTGAACAGAAAGAAAACCGGCAGGATATAGATGAACCACAACGTACCGAAGGGCTGAAGGAATGCCGTGAGGTACGCGCCGAGCGCAGCGCCCGCCCCTTCTTCCATGGCGATGCCCGGTCCCTTGAATGCAAACTGGATCGTGAGCCACAGCACGTAGAAATAGGCGAAGTGCACGACCTTCCGGTCGATATAGCGGCCCCACGGCGCATCGATGGTGCGCGCGAGGAACAGCCCCGAGATCAGGAAGAAGGCCGGCATACGGAACGGCCGGCAGAATTCGACGACCGGATGCAGCCAGCCGGGAACGCCCATGGCCGCCTCGACACCGAGCACGGAGTGCATCATCACGACCAGCAGGATGGAAATGCCCTTGGCATGGTCCACCCAATCGACACGGGCGGGCCAATCGACGCGGGCGAGGTCGTGCGGTGCATGGATCGTCATGTCGGTCGTCTCCAATCTATGGAGCGACACTAACCCCGGGTCTCTTGGCAATTGCTAAAGGCGGGCGCCACGCGGCCCATCAACGATCTGTGTGGTTAAGGCGCCGTTGCGGGGGTCGGGCGAATTGGAGCGGTCGTTTGAGGCCGCGGTGCTGCTGGGGTCTCTGAAGGGCCAGTCGCAGCCGGCGCTGCGGCCCGCGTTCGGGCAGCGGCACCCGAAGGCGGCATGGGAGGCCCAACGACTGGCGCGGGCTCGGATGTCCCGGTCGGACGAGTCGTGGCCGGCGCGGGGTTGCGGCGCACGCCTGCCGGCTGTTGCGGTGACGACGCTGCCGCTGCGTCAGCCGGCGTGGCCGGGGCCGCTGGGGCGATCCCAGGCGTGTTCGCGGCTGGATAGTCTGGGGTGGCAGGCATCAGCGCAGCGGGGGTGGTCGGCGCCGTGGTGACCGGCGGGATCGTGGCTGGCCTGGTTCGGACCTGGCCCGGTGGCGGTGCGACCTCGCCGGGCGGCACCGGCGGCTCGTCTTCCTGGCCATCGAACCAAGCGCGCGCCCATTCCGGCACCGCGCATTCGTAGAGATAAGTGACCATCGAGGTTGCCTGGGCTTCGTTGTCGATCTCGGACACGAAGCGGCGCACGCCCCAGCGATAGCCGGCGCCGAGCGCATACTGGCCGACGCAGCGATAGACGCGCGTCTGGACCGAGAAGCTCTCGCGATACTCCCACAGGAAGCCGGCAAGGCGCACGGCGAGACCATAGCAGCCGGCAGTCGGGCCACAGGCCGTACTGAGCGAGGTTCCAAGCCGCTCCATGATGCCAGCCCGCTCGGCAGCCGGCAGGTTTTCCGGCTCGGTTTCGCCGGTCGAGGCACAAGCGGAAAGGGCGATACTGGTCGCCAGAAGCAAGGGTAGGGCAATCAAACGCACGGCAGGGCCTCGGGGCAAGGGCATGGTTCGAAGCGCGACGGCACGCAACCATTGCACCCTCCTTGCCTGCGAATGGTGGCCATCGCGTGATCGCGCAACACCGATCTTGCCAAGGGCGACAAAATCGGCACGCTGGAAGGCCGGCCGATGAGGGGCCCATGTACTTGCTCGCAACGCTGCTCTAGTCCACCCCATGCTTCAAATTCGTCGGACCTTCCTTCACGCCCCCTGCTCCACGGGCCTCATCGTCGGCACGCTGTTCTTCGCAGCTTCGCTGACACCAAGCCTGTTGCCGCGCGACTTCGTCATGCAGGGCATTCTCTCCGGCTGCTCCATGGCGGCCGGATACGGGATCGGAAGCTTCGGGAGATGGCTCTGGTCCTATCTTGAAATGCCGGAGCTCGACGAGGCCGGCACACGGCGGGCGCTGCGCGTCGTCTCGGTCCTTTGCGGCATCTTCGCCTTCATTTACCTCTGGCTCGCCTCAGATTGGCAGAACGCCATACGCCGGCTGATGGAATTGCCACCGGTCGACACGGTCCAGCCCTTTCGCGTGGGCCTCATCGCGCTCGCGATCTTCGCGTTGTTGTTGCTGATCGCGCGCGTCTTCAAGACGGTGAATCACGTCTTCGCGCAAAAGCTGAAAACCTTCATCCCGCGGCGGGTCTCGAACGTGCTCGGCCTCATTCTGGCGGCGGCCGTGTTCTGGGCGCTGGTCGACGGCGTGCTTTTCCGTTTTGGCTTGCGCGCCGCTGATGCCTCGTTCCAGCAAATCGATGCCCTCGTCGACGATGCGCTTGCGCGCCCGCAGCTCGCCCTCAAGACCGGCAGCCAAGCATCGCTGGTCAGCTGGGAGGATCTTGGAAACCGGGGCCGCGAATTCGTCGCGACCGGGCCGAGTGCCGAGGAGATCACGGAGTTCACCGGCGATAGCGCCATCGAAGAGCCCATCCGCGTCTTCGTCGGGCTGAATTCTGCCGAGACGATCGAGGAGCGGGCCCAGCTGGCACTCGACGAACTGATCCGCGTCGACGCCTTCGAGCGCACCAACCTCGTCATCATCACGCCGACGGGCACTGGCTGGGTGGATCCCGCCGCCATGGATACGCTCGAATATCTGCTGCGCGGCGACGTGGCGAGCGTTGCCGTCCAGTATTCCTACCTGACGAGTTGGCTGTCTCTGCTTTTCGAGCCGGGGTACGGCGCCGATACGGCAAGCGCGCTCTTCGATCTCGTCTACGACTACTGGCGCGAGCTGCCGAGCGACCAGCGGCCCAATCTCTATCTCTATGGCCTGAGCCTCGGCGCGCTGAACTCGAACCTCTCCGTCGATTTCTACGACGTGATCGGCGACCCGTTCCAGGGCGCGCTCTGGAGCGGGCCTCCGTTTTCCACGCAAACCTGGCGTGATCTGACGGCCGATCGCAATCCCGGGAGTCCGGCCTGGTTGCCTCGGTTCAGAGATGGCTCGATCGTGCGCTTCACAAACCAGACCAATACGCTCGACGAGGCACAAGCGCCCTGGGGGCCTCTGCGTATCGTCTATCTACAATATGCCAGCGACCCGGTAACGTTCTTCGATCCGCCGAGCGTCTACCGCGAGCCGGCCTGGATGCAGGAGCCGCGCGGTCCGGACGTCGCCGACGAATTCCGCTGGTTTCCGGTCATCACTTTCCTGCAGCTGACCGTCGATCTCATGGCCGCAACGACCGCCCCGATCGGCTACGGCCACGTCTATGCGCACGAACATTATATCGATGGCTGGATGGAAGTGACCGAGCCGCAGGGCTGGACGCCGTCGGACGTCGACCGGCTGAAGGCGTTCTTCATCGACAAGAGGCAAAGCACCGGCACCTGAAATCCGGGCAAGAAAAAAGCGGGGTCTTTCTAGAACCCCGCTTCCTCAACGATCAGCCGTGGCTGCCAGTACATCCGTGGTCAACCCGTGCGGATCGTCAGCCGCGCACTCGACACCACCCAAAACCCGGCCCGAAGGCCGTACCCAAGTGGTGGAGCGCGCGGCGTTGGACCTGAGATGGGAAGAGGTGCGCAGTTTTGCAAGGGGCAGCTTAGGCGGTCCGTCTTCACCCCCAACGCAGCCACGTCTATTTCCTTGGATCGGCTGCCAGTTGATACCGCTCGAAGCCGATCACCACCCCAAGCGCAAGGATCAGCGGAATAATGAGGTAGAGCAGTCGAAAGACAACAAGCGCGGCCAATACGGCCACAGGATCCATCTCTGGCAGGCCGGTGATGAAAACAAGCTCCAACACGCCCATGCCACCCGGCGCATGCGAGATCAGCGCGGCGGAAAAGGAGACGAGGAAGATGCCGAGGATGATGAGGTAACCGGGATTTCCTTCCGCCGGCAGCGCAAAGTAGATGATCGCGGCTGCCGCAGCCAGCTCGACCGGAGCGACCAACAGCTGTCTCCAGACGACCGGAAGTCGTGGATAGAGAAGCTCGAACGAACCGATGCGCAGCGGGCGCAGGCCGAACCAGCTGCCCGCAACATAGACCGCGACCAGACCGAGCAGGATGGCGCCCGTCGTGGTGGAGGCCGTCACCGGAAGCACATCGACGAATCGCTCCGTCAGCGAAGGCTCCAGCAAAAGCACGATGCCGGCGAGCAGGATGGTGCCGAGCGCGAAGGTGAACGAACAAAAGGCGACGAGCACGCCGATCTCGGACGTCGTCAGCCCGCGGGAAGAATAGGCACGGTACCGCACGACCGCGCCTGATATGACCGAAGCACCGATATTGTGCGACAGTGCATAGGTGGTGAAGGAGCACACCGTGATGAAACGCCACGGCACCGAACGCTTCAGATGCATGAGTGCCAGATGGTCGTACCAGGCGAGCGCAAGGTAGGCGGCAAACGTCGCGCAGATCGCCAACATCCAGTCCAGCCCTGAAATCGCAGCGATGGTGTCGCCAAACTCGGCGAATGAGAGCCCGCGCAACTCCTTCGATAAGAGCCAGATGGAAAATATCACAGCGGCGAGACCGATTACCGCCCAAATCTTGTTCTTCAACGATCTTTCCCTGATTTCGCCCGGAAGGAGACGCCGGGATCATCACTCAATCATCGGGCGGCCACGGGCACGCCATGCCGATGATTATGGATAGCGCTGGATGCATGATCATCGTGGCCACGGCGTGACTCGTCATGAGCGCGGGACGGTTGAAGCCGCCTGGTTGGCTCGCGGCACCATCCTTAACCGCACCTTAAATCGCCTCAATTAGAATTCACAGGCCTATTTCTGCATGAAACAAAGAGTTGCTTACTGATGGCCCCAATACGCAGCACCGGCAGGCGGATCGAGCCTTCGCTCGACGGCGCTCGGGCGGCCGGCAACAACGATTTTCGCGTCGAACGCAACGACCGCGTGAGTGGTGGCGGCCGAACTGCCGCAACGGGCAAGCGCAGCACCGGATCATCCAGCCGCAGAGCCGGTGGTGGCAGTGGCGGCAATGGCGGTGGCGGGCGGCGCGGGCGTAAGCAGCGGCGCGGCCTTTTCGGCATGATGCGCACGCTGGTCTACTGGTGCTTCGTTCTCGGCATCTGGGGAGCGCTCGGCGTCGGCGGCATCGTCGCCTATTACGCCGCGCAGATGCCGAACGCATCGACCTGGAGCATTCCCGACCGACCGCCCAATGTCCGCATCGTCTCGGTCGGCGGCGACGTTCTGGGCAATCGGGGCGCGACAGGCGGCGAACAACGCGGGCTCTCGGAAATCTCGCCCTATATCCCGCAAGCGGTGATGGCCATCGAGGATCGACGCTTCCAGAGCCATTTCGGCATCGACCCGATCGGACTGGCACGCGCCATGATCACCAACTTGGCGGCAGGCGATGTCGTCCAGGGTGGTTCGACCGTCACGCAGCAGCTGGCCAAGAACCTGTTTCTGACGCCCGAGCGCACGGTCGAACGTAAGGTGCAGGAAGTGCTTCTGGCGCTTTGGCTCGAGCATGAATTCACCAAGGATCAGATCATGGAAATGTATCTGAACCGGGTCTATTTCGGCTCCGGCGCCTATGGTGTCGAGGCCGCCGCGCGGCGCTATTTCGACAAGACCGCCGACGAGGTCACGCTTGCCGAAGCCGCTCTTCTCGCCGGGCTCTTGAAGGCACCTTCGCGGCTTTCGCCCGCGCGCGATCCGCAGGCTGCCGAAGAGCGCGCCCAGGTGGTGCTGCAAGCCATGCGCGATTCCGGCTATGTGACCGACGCCGAAGTCACCACCGCCATGACGCAATCACCGACACGCGCGCCGAGCTTCTGGACGGGTGCCGAGCACTATGTCGCCGATGCCGTGATGGACCAGCTGACCGAAGTGATCGGGGCGGTCGAAACGGATCTCATCGTCACCACCACGATCGATTCGCAGCTGCAGGAGCTCGCCGAAGACGCGGTCGTCGACGCGATTTCCACGCGTGGCACGGAGCTCGTCGTGAGCCAGGGCGCGCTGATCTCGCTCGACGCGACGGGCGCAGTGCGCGCCATGGTCGGCGGCTACGACTATGCGAAAAGCCAGTTCAACCGCGTGACGGATGCGCGCCGCCAGCCGGGTTCGGCCTTCAAGCCGTTCGTCTATGCCAGCGCGCTGGAAATGGGCTTCGGGCCCTATTCGGTCCGCCAGGATGCGCCGATCCAGATCGGCAACTGGTCGCCGGAGAACTACGATCAGAAGTTTCACGGGCCGCTGACACTCGCCCAGGCGCTCGCCCGCTCGACGAACACCATCGCTGCGCAGCTCGTCATGGAAACGGGACCGGAAAATGTCGTTGCGCTCGCCAATCGGCTCGGCATCAAGTCCACGCTGACGCCGAACGCATCGATTTCGCTCGGCACGTCAGAAGTCACCCTGCAGGAGCTGACCGCCGCCTACACACCGATGATGAACGGCGGGTACAAGGCCGATCCCTACATGATCGAGCGCGTCGAGACGCTGGACGGCGAACTGCTCTATCAGCGCACCGCCACGCAGCCCGAACGGGTGCTGGACGGCGATGTCGCGGCCATGATGAACGCGATGATGGCCGAAGTGGTGCGCTCGGGAACCGGGAGAAACGCCCAGATCGACGGCTGGCTGCCGGCCGGCAAGACCGGCACGACGCAATCTTTCCGCGACGCGCTGTTCGTCGGCTACACGAGCAATCTCGTCACCGGCGTCTGGTTCGGCAATGACGACGGCACGTCCATGAACCGGGTCACCGGCGGCGGTTTGCCCGCCGAAACCTGGCAGGCGTTCATGAGCGGCGCTCATCGCGGCGTGCCGCCTGCTCACCTGCCCGGCGTTCGTCCCGATGGCGTGATCGACCAGGGTCCAGGCTTCGGCCCCGTGCCGCCCGACGGCGTCGGCGACATCATCGCGGGAGAGGACGATCCTTCCGGCTGGGGCATCGACATCCTCGGTGGATCGGCACGCGTCACCTCGCCCCGAATCAACGAGGGAGCGCCGGTGCCACCGGCTTCCGTCGGCGAAGGCAACTGGGACGCACAGCCGACAGGTGCCACGCAACCGCGCACCACGACGCTGCTGGACCTGATCCTCGGCAATTGAGCCCGCGAAACCGCTGATCGACCGGCGCCTCGGTGCCGGTTTGGTGTGCGTGCGTCTCATGGCTCGTCCAGTGCCTTGCAGTCTAAAAATCCCGTTCTTATATACGCCGAAACCTGCTTGGCTCTGCTGCTGACGCCAGGCTCGCCACAACCGAACACCAATCCCGCTAGGGGCCGTCGCACGGAACGCCACAGAGGGTCCGGACGGCTCGCTTCAAGGAGAGAGAAGAACAATGGCTAAAGTTATCGGTATTGACCTCGGAACCACGAACTCCTGCGTCGCCGTCATGGACGGCAAGGACGCCAAGGTGATCGAAAACGCGGAAGGCGCGCGCACGACGCCGTCTATGGTTGCTTTTTCCGATGATGGCGAGCGCCTCGTCGGCCAGCCGGCAAAGCGCCAGGCGGTCACGAACCCCGAAAACACGCTTTTTGCGATCAAGCGCCTGATCGGCCGGACCTTCCAGGATCCGACGACGCAAAAAGACAAGGACATGGTGCCTTACAAGATCGTCAAGGCTGACAATGGCGACGCCTGGGTCGAAGCATCCGGCACGACCTATTCGCCTTCGCAGATCTCCGCGATGATCCTTCAGAAGATGAAGGAAACCGCTGAAAGCTATCTCGGCGAAAAGGTAGAAAAAGCCGTCATCACGGTTCCCGCCTACTTCAACGACGCCCAGCGCCAGGCCACCAAGGATGCAGGCAAGATCGCCGGCCTGGAAGTGCTGCGCATCATCAACGAGCCGACCGCTGCTGCGCTCGCCTACGGCCTCGACAAGAAGGACGGCAAGACGATCGCCGTCTATGACCTTGGCGGCGGCACGTTCGACGTTTCCATTCTCGAAATCGGCGACGGCGTCTTCGAGGTGAAGTCGACGAACGGCGACACGTTCCTGGGCGGCGAAGACTTCGACATGCGCCTCGTCGAGTACCTCGCAGCCGAGTTCAAGAAGGAACAGGGCATCGACCTGAAGAACGACAAGCTTGCCCTGCAGCGCCTCAAGGAAGCTGCCGAAAAGGCGAAGATCGAGCTGTCGTCCTCGTCGCAGACCGAAATCAACCTGCCGTTCATCACGGCCGACCAGTCGGGCCCCAAGCACCTGACGATGAAGCTTTCGCGCGCCAAGTTCGAAAGCCTGGTCGACGACCTCATCCAGCGCACCGTGGCTCCCTGCCGCGCCGCGCTCAAGGATGCCGGCATGCAGGCAGCCGAGATCGACGAAGTCGTTCTCGTCGGCGGCATGACGCGCATGCCGAAGGTGCAGGAAGTCGTGAAGTCGTTCTTCGGCAAGGAGCCGCACAAGGGCGTCAATCCGGATGAAGTCGTCGCGCTCGGCGCTGCCATCCAGGCCGGCGTTCTGCAGGGCGACGTCAAGGACGTCCTGCTGCTCGACGTGACGCCGCTGTCGCTCGGCATCGAGACGCTCGGTGGCGTCTTCACGCGCCTGATCGACCGCAACACGACGATCCCGACGAAGAAGTCGCAGACCTTCTCGACGGCCGAAGACAGCCAGAACGCCGTTACCATCCGCGTCAGCCAAGGCGAGCGTGAAATGGCGGCGGACAACAAGCTGCTCGGCCAGTTCGACCTGGTCGGCATTCCGCCGGCGCCGCGTGGCGTGCCGCAGATCGAAGTCACCTTCGACATCGACGCCAACGGCATCGTCAACGTTTCGGCCAAGGACAAGGGCACCGGCAAGGAGCACCAGATCCGCATCCAGGCATCTGGCGGTCTTTCCGACGCCGATATCGAGCAGATGGTGAAGGACGCCGAAGCCAACGCCGAAAGCGACAAGAAGCGCCGCGAAGGCGTCGAGGCGAAGAACCAGGCCGAAAGCCTGCTGCATTCGTCCGAAAAGTCGCTCAAGGATTATGGCGACAAGGTCTCTGCCGAAGACCGGAAGGCCATCGAGGACGCGATCGCGGATCTGCGGTCGGCTCTCGACGCTTCCGAGCCGGACGCCGAAGCCATCAAGGCGAAGTCGCAGACCCTTGCGGAAGTGTCGATGAAGCTCGGCCAGGCCATGTACGAGGCCAGCCAGGCTGATGCGGCCGCCAACGATGCCCAGCGCGATGCGGCGCAAGATGGGGATAACGTCGTCGATGCGGACTTCGAAGAGGTCAATGACGACGACGACAAGAAAAAGTCGGCTTAACTTCAACTGAGAGATCCCGGCAGCCAGCAAGGCGGCCGGGATCGTCAGACGTGTGGGGCTGGCATTAAATGGCGAAAGCAGATTTCTACGAGACGCTCGGGGTCCAAAAAGGGGCCGACGAGAAAGAGCTGAAAAGCGCCTATCGCAAACTTGCTATGAAGTACCACCCCGATCGCAATCCCGGCGATGCGGAGGCGGAGCGCAAGTTCAAGGAAGTCGGCGAAGCCTATGAAACGCTGAAGGACCCGCAGAAGCGGGCCGCCTATGATCGCTTCGGCCATGCCGCCTTCGAGCAGGGCGGTCCCGGTGGCTTCGGCGGCGGCGGTTTTGGCGGTGCGGGCGCCGGCGGCTTCTCCGATATCTTCGAAGACATTTTCGGCGAGATGATGGGTGGCGGCGGTCGCCAGCGTCGCTCCGGTGGCGGCGGAAGCGGCCGCGAGCGCGGTGCCGATCTTCGCTACAACATGGAAATCAGCCTCGAAGAGGCGTTCCACGGCAAGACCGCGCAGATCCGCGTTCCCTCCTCCATTCAGTGCGACAATTGCTCGGGTTCCGGCGCCAAGCCAGGCACGCATCCGACCACCTGCACCACCTGTTCGGGCAGCGGCCGCGTGCGGGCAGCGCAGGGGTTCTTCTCGATCGAGCGCACCTGCCCCACCTGCCAGGGCCGCGGACAGACGATCAACGATCCTTGCCCAAAATGCTCTGGCCAAGGACGCGTGACGGAAGACCGGTCACTGTCGGTCAACATTCCCGCGGGCATAGAGGACGGAACCCGGATCCGGCTTGCCGGTGAAGGCGAAGCGGGGCTCCGCGGCGGGCCGTCCGGCGATCTTTACATCTTCCTGTCGGTGAAGCCGCACGAG
This window harbors:
- the dnaJ gene encoding molecular chaperone DnaJ, producing the protein MAKADFYETLGVQKGADEKELKSAYRKLAMKYHPDRNPGDAEAERKFKEVGEAYETLKDPQKRAAYDRFGHAAFEQGGPGGFGGGGFGGAGAGGFSDIFEDIFGEMMGGGGRQRRSGGGGSGRERGADLRYNMEISLEEAFHGKTAQIRVPSSIQCDNCSGSGAKPGTHPTTCTTCSGSGRVRAAQGFFSIERTCPTCQGRGQTINDPCPKCSGQGRVTEDRSLSVNIPAGIEDGTRIRLAGEGEAGLRGGPSGDLYIFLSVKPHEFFQRDGADLYCAVPISMTTAALGGQFDVVTLDGTKTRVKVPEGTQSGKQFRLRSKGMPVLRSQQAGDLYIQVAIETPQNLSKRQRELLTEFEQLSSKENSPESSGFFSRMKDFFDTLSN